A window of Malania oleifera isolate guangnan ecotype guangnan chromosome 2, ASM2987363v1, whole genome shotgun sequence genomic DNA:
cattcacagatttagaaatccTCTCATGCaaattagcatttcccttcttccaattcgGACACTCTGGTTTCACATGCCCTTTTTTAACGCATTTATAACAtcggatttccttcttcttcttggattgatttcgagatttctgattagacccatttttaaactttcctttgcctcgctcattactaccgtctaccacaagtccttctccttcatcacatttTCAAACTTTGATGAAAATGTAACAAAGCATTTGTTACCTCTTCCAattcaagtgtttcttttccccacataagagtggtcacaagattctcgtaggtatgagttgagggcaaagaatttaacagcatcaaagccttatcatcctcatcaaacttcacatcaactctcacaagatcacttatgatttgattaaactcattgatgtgttgatttagactagatccttctaccatattaagccaatataaacgctacttaagaaaaagtttgttattgacgGATTTAAAGAtataccgactttctaacttttgccaaatagccgttggagaatcctcctccatcacccgatagagaacttcattggctaaacacaagcgtattgtcgacgctgcctttgctttcaaatctaaccaTGCTGCCTCATctattccttgttgcacaagaatatctttcactctccactgccataaaccgaagtttccaGTTCTATCGAATTTGGcaatgtcaaatcttgtagaagacgATCTTGATGTCATAACAACAActtctctaataccaatttgttgtgatatggatcgtataatgaaaaTGCATGGTAgaataaacaacaagaaataaaaaacacaaaaaaggAACCATAAtacaaagatttatgtggttcggcaaagccgaCATCCATGTAAGCAAAAGGcagacaaatttcactataaaaatcacaatgtacacaatacacttcaataatgatcactctcactctcaaaatatgcccagatgacatatatagagttttctTGGAGGTTTCCTcccatttgcccaaccacccaacgttcaaaattaaaaaattcagACAAACTGTCGTAAACTAGGCgcctctcgtcaacgaacacagggcttcgtcaacgagacaaagaagaaccttcgttgacgaatacaagaCTTTTATCAACGAAGTCAAAAGTCTaaaatttcctgctctcggtaattattcgtcgacaaacttcagaaccttcgtcgacaaacctctgtTGTTCCCTCATTGACGAGCATAggcccttcgtcgacgagtcatgttgtgctgcccccttcatgtttttcctccttcattctttgcttatcaaaataaaagtataagagccacaaataacataGTGTGAGAAACGAAACTAAAAAAAACAACTTAGATTTTATGTCACTTAGTGAAGTGGCAACAAGGGATGTGAGCGAATTTTAAACAATAAGAGGAGAGAGGGATTTCTTGACCCCTTGGTAATTGCTTATATTAAGAATCTCAATATTTTACTAAAATcctaatttttaattgaaatttgcTAGATTTTTAaacaaatggaaaaaaaaaaaaaaaacggagcATTGCAATGGTTTGATTTTGTTGTACAATGCCCCCAAAAAAATGGAATGTCTACATAAATAACTTATCATAACTTTAGATTTTGAATGACCTAGAGTGATTTTAGAAAAGCTTGAACTAgacatttaatttttgaaatcaaaatcatTTAAAATCTAGAAATATGATTGGTAGTCGAAAATATGACGTGATTAGGGTGTATAACCTAATAATTTATCATATTTTATCAAGTTCTATTTATACATCTTTAATTTTCATAGTTAATTAAAGATTGAGTAATATTATTTGCCATTTATTATAGTTGAAATTAATTCCTATAATTTCAGCTCCATCATTTATCATTGGAATCTTATTTTGAGATTTACTTTGTCACTTGTCAGCATCGACTTTATGGGGATTCCAGACCCTTTAAATCGATTGAAGAGGTCTTGAAAAATGCTACTATTCGAGGTTATTTCAACTCTGCTCAAGCTATAGCAGATTATGCGGAAGTGCTCACATATCTTAAAGAAACATTAAATGCAAAAAAGTCTCCAACAATTGTCATCGGAGGATCTTATGGTGGAAGTGAGTTACGACAAATCCTAACCTTTTGATTTAATCGACTAAACTCACAATCAGATACACAAATTGATATGCACAGAAAGGATAAGCACGATTCAATAATTAAAAAAACGCGCATCATTTTTTTCAATCTTACTTTTTTCAGTGCTTGCATCATGGTTTCGGCTCAAGTATCCCCACATTGCCCTCGGAGCTCTAGCCTCATCAGCGCCTATCCTGTGGTTCGACGACATCACACCACACAATGGATATTCTTCAATTGTAACCAAAGATTTTAAAGTAATAGCAATCATCTATAGTTTATTAAGCATATATTTCGTATAAGCTAATCAACATACACATATATTGAATGTGATTGCATATGAGTAATGCCGcatgaaatatttttataatttttaagaaaattttcagatatattttttaaaaaagataaaaaatgtaTTCATCATAATTTAGTTGACAAatattaaagtttgaatttttgaagttatttataaatattaatacttttaaaattaaaaaatacaaatatggATGAGATACCATGAAACATCTTGTAATATAGGGGCACAAAAAGTATTAAAAATACAAGATATAATGTGGCAGTAACGCTCTAACTAAGATTATTAGAAATATTACAAAgcattatagaaaaaaaatatataagtaaTTAGTTCTTATTCTAAAAGAATATGAcatgaaaagtataaaaaaaaaaaaatgcaagatgTAATATGACATGAATGCTCAAATTAAGATTATTTGAAATATTACAAAGCATTATagacaaaaaaaattataagtaaTTAGGTCTTATTCTAAAAGAATATCAATATATGactttttccatgaaaatactaGTAAGTTTATTACAATTTTTAGTTGTAATTTTCTAGAAAAAATTTTATtgctgctattttttttttttaccaaccaattattaatgattttttttttaaaatttttaaatttattgtttGGAGGATACTTCTAGGTCCGCAATTTCATTTCTTAAATTAATCTTTCAGAAATTATATCACTATTTATTTTAATGATGTTAGATACTTCATAATAATTTTagaagaaatcaagaaatttacctattttattttggtatatatattttatttaacatttataataccattaaattcatttatttattttttgaatgaaatggATTTTATTAGATTCAACATTGACCTGTTTAAAATAAAGGTtttaaacatatatttatatagtattatcgaatttaccttttttttttaatacttgtCTTACTTATAAAAGATAATAATGTTATTTGTCCgcatcatttaaaatatttctatttttatatatGATGTGTGTATACATTCTTTTTTGTGTTCAaactttaatatatctaaaataaattttataaatttatttatctaattttggtagaatttattttcttttaaaaatattttgtattgCTTTGAAAATTAGGGATAGTTTTGTCATAAAATAATTtactttatttgtatttttattaaattattatattatttttagttttttttttttttctagctaaatagaaaattttttcttcaagttcaaactttaaatattagaaattgtaaatgtaattttatctaattttggtttaattgactttacatgcacacacacacacacacacacacacacacacacacacacatatatatatatatatatatatatatatatatatattatagaacattaattattttaaacggatatataataaatatataaaatatatatcttataataaaatattttaataatctAAATAGAAATTTATCTTTCAAGAGCATTTTGGAACTTAGGTGAGTTGCTTTTATGCTATTTTAAACCATGCCCACATGCATGAAATCTGCTTGGCGTGAAGACTAACAAGGCGAGCACATATAATGCATGCAGGAAACTAGTGAGAGTTGCTACGAGACTATACGTGCATCATGGACTCAAATCCAACAAATAGGCTCTACGCCTGATGGTCTTTCATTCCTCACCAGGAAATTTAGAACATGCTCGTAACTATACAATCTCTGCCATTgacttatatatataatacaagtATACATatagatttaatttttgtaacTATCTGTGGCTTTGTGGATCAGCCCTTTAAACGACTCTTCAGAGCTGATGAACTACATGGTCGGTATATATGAAGTGGCAGCGCAATATGATCGTCCGCCATACTACCCAGTTAACAGGATATGTTCAGGTATTGATGGAGGATCCCAGCAAACTGATATTCTCAGTAGGATATTTGCTGGATTAGTCGCTTATATTGGGAACAGATCATGCTATCACACAACTACTCCGCCAACAGAAACATCCTTGGGTTGGCAATGGCAGGTGACCTAATTCTTTCATcaacttttaaaatttccttatttttcactGCCAAGAAATTGCACTTTTCTTTTTTtagattaataattttatttgaaaGAAATGGCTTGTGGGagtacttaattaattcaataagAATTATGCTTGCATTTAACTAAATATAGTTGATGATGACTGATTATGTTTCTTTTACATAGACTTGTAGCGAAATGGTGATGCCCTTTGACTTTGCTACTGAAAAAGATAGTATGTTCTCTCCACCAACCCCATTTAATCTTAGTAGCTTCATTGAGGACTGTAACAAATCTTATGGTATCCCTCCCCGCCCTCATTGGGTGACAAGTTATTATGGAGGTCATGTATGTATATTTCTTTATCCATATTTATAAGTTATATGTTAATTTATAATGTTTCCATATATATTTAATTCTTATGTAACCTTATTTTATCATATCATTTCGAAAAATTGTTATGCTCTACAGGATATAAAGTTGGTTCTCCAAAGGTTTGGAAGTAACATTATTTTCTCGAATGGGCTAAGAGACCCTTACAGCATTGGCGGGTAACTTTAAAATTataagaaagaaaaagatgtATACAATGTTGTTAAAATAGATAGTTTAATTTTATAAGCTTATCAATCTACCTTGGAAACTAAGGTCATGGGTGACTTTGGTGATCCCAAGATCACCGGTTCAATTCCCCTTTAAGGCATTATGTTGGTGAAATACCAGAGGTGCGTTAATGGGCGAGCAACTTTTACCCCTTGGGTTTGGTGCCACCCCATAGTGTCTAAAGTGGCATGATGGTGGCTGTAGTCCTCGGgttgtccaaaaaaaaaaatctagtgtggaaacaatatatttttcataaaaaaaaaaagtagtgttGATATATTATTTTATGGAATACTTACATGCTCTAACTATTTATGATTTTTGTTTGCATGTCTGCTTGGTTGGCTATAGGGTGTTGCAGAATATATCAGATAGTGTTGTTGCCATCTCCACAATTAATGGTATGTATTAGATTATTTCATCTTAAATTATTTTCTGTTATAAAATTATgtagaaattaataataaaataaatggagatgagcaaaaaaataaatgaagaagAGACTGAATTTTTATGTGGTTCAGATATACCTACTTTACGGGCGGATGGGATCAAAGTTTCACTATTTTAGGGGAGAATTACAAAGTGATACGAATTTGACCTTGtacaaaaatatcatcttttaccTTCTatatctctcttttttctttctctcttctcttccttatttcttttctctttcatcCGTTATATTCTCTTCTACGTCTATACCTCTCATCTCAATCTACTTCTTATATAGGCATATTGAGATCTAAATGCATgctaatatattattattatctatgtGAGTAATGAAGACATGGATGATGGAGCATCCATGTGATGCATGTGGAGAGTAGGTGGTTGTCAACCATGTGATTGACAACCACCATGCTTTATTTTATAATACTCCCTCTTGGTTGTCAATCATATATTCACTCCTTTTGCTAAAATCTTTAAAATGTCTCATTTCGATgggatgaaccaatttcttgaatgttataGTTGTCAAAACTTTGGTCAACAAATCAGTTAAATTATCAATTGATCGAATTTtttgaacatctatatcaccattcttctgaAGTTCATGTGTATAAAAGAATTTTGGAGACATATGCTTCGTTATGTCAccttttatgtatcctcctctcagTTGAGCTATACATACAACGtggtcttcatataaaactgttggaatatctTTGATTGATTGAAAACCAAAATTTTTTTGGATATGTGAAATCATTGATCTGAACCATACACATTCTCTATTAACTTCATGcatagctagtatttcagaatggTTTAAGGATGTTGCTATAATCGTCTATTTTACTGATTTCCGAGATATAACagtttttccataaagaaatACATACCCAGCTTGAAATTTAACATTGTGAAGATCAGATAGATATCCAACATCTACTTATCCTACTAGTTTAGATTTGGAATCCAATGAGTAGAATAAACCCAAgtcagatgtacctctcaaatatcATAGAATGTGTtttaattccattccagtgtcGCCAAGTAGGAGCAAATCTATATCTTTCTTGTAGATTTACAGAAAATGTAGTGTCGGGTCTTGTACAATTTGCCAGATACATCAAAGagccgatagcacttaaatatggtactttaggactaaataatttctcccctttatcatgaggtcgaaatggatcttTCTTGACATCAAGTGATCgtaccatcattggagatcccaaaggatgaactttggccacatagaattgccttaataccttttcggtatatttagattggtGAACAATAACTCTACCATTTATATGTTCAATCtctaggccaagacaatatttgcTATAACAATTATAGCAAATCCAGATTCTAATCCTTTAATAAAAGCTCATGGACAAATTAGATCATTTATGAGTcattctttcacaaggtactcacttaatcgattgtaccacatgcatcCAAATGGCTTAATCGGTATAAAGATTGTTGGAGTTTAACTTAATATAAATTTCTGGGATTTGCTTCAAGCAATTCAAATCCTTCAggtattttcatataaatttcactatccaacgatccatataggtataCTGTTACTATGTCCATAAGACGTATGCTCAGTTGTTTAGCGACTGCTAACCCAATTAAGAATTTGAAAGTGATTTCATCCATTACAAGAGAATATGTCTCCGCATAATAAATTTCGGGTTTCTGCGAGAAACCTTGTACCACAACTCTTGCTTTATattgagtaatttcattattttcatttcgttTGCGCATAAATACCCATTTCTATCTAACGGGTTGGACATCTCTTAGTGTCTGGACTACAAGTCCACAAACTTCTATTTTTAATAGAGAGTTTATTTCTGCTGTGATAGCCTCTTGAATTCCATTTTGActaatcacttctatatcgacatttatcaatagatttaggttcaggatcctTATTACTTATGGTAATGTCAGTAGttactgcatatgcaaatgtgttatTGACAATAACTTTATTTCTATGCCACATTTCTCCTGtataatgaattgagatctcattattatttccaggtATCTATctcttttcaagggatgtctcttcaggagtttCCTCTTTAATTAGGAGATTCCTCTTCCGGAGGAATTTTCTCTTTAGGAGATTCCTCTTTGGGAGGTTcaataatagggatttcatttttaggagaaatgagtttgtgaatgtcgaatggattattcacctctgtaacctcttctAGAGTGTTTACAGATTTTAGTTTTCTCCAtctgggagttttatcttttgcaccatcAGACGTTCCATGTTTAACTTATGGCTTAGGTTTATTAGCTGACTGTTATCCTTCAAGGACATTAATACATGTTGGAATATTTGTAGCAGGTATGTGAGATTTTAGTATAGCCTTGGTATCAGCAAAAGAATCTGGTAACTGATTTGCAATTCCTTGCAAATGTACAATCTTATTAACTTtcagttcactttgatttgtacgagaatttaaatgagataaactcatggcattccCTTCAATTTCATGCTGTGATTTAGGCACTAATTTTGCTCCCTCTAAGTAAGGAATaatgtttcatcaaaatgacaatcttgaaatcgtgctttaaacaaatcacccgtTAAAGGTTCaggatatctaataatagaaggagaaTTAAAAAACTAAACATATATACCAAATTAGGTTGAGGACTCATTGCAATTCTTGAGGGGGAGGGGCAATAGGAAATATATACAACACAACCAAAAGTTCTAAAtagaaatatcaggttgttgcctGAAAACTACTTGCGATGGGTGTTGAAAGATTTATAGTAAGCAGTTAGCCTTATATGGACTAGTTATGCAACATGAAAGAAAAGCATGTCACCAAACAGATAGAAGGCAATTGATTCTCATTATCATAGGTTAGCAATGAGTTGAATTGAAGCCTTAATAAAAAGATTCAgcaaaccattttgtgtatgggtatgagcaaATGGATGTTCGATGTCTGTTTTTCCAAGTGGAACGCATGCAAGAGTTATCAAAAGTTGTGGATGTAAAATTTCACAACAGTATCCAAATGAAATGATTTAATTGGAAATCGGGGAGAGAGGGGAAAATGGGCTCATAATCCTATCAAATTGCCGAAAGAAAGGAAGTCTGCGAAGCAAATATTACAAATAGAAAGTAGGAAACATGTGGCCATCTAGAAGATTGACATCAATTAAAcccatgaaatatctaaatgatcAGATGGTGGAAGTATTGGTCTGCATTACATCACATATGAATTCTTGTAGAAAACTAagagattcaagacttactttGAAATAGAtagtttgacaattaatttctttgagttgtAGGTATACACATAAAATCACTCGACAAAAGAATATTCTGGTTCATTTGTGGAGGGACCAAATGAAATTCCCAATGATTCTTCGCAATCAGTAAATCTCCAAGATGTCCAAGATGTCTGCCAAAAGGTGTAAACACTTTGGGTCATGCACTTCTGTGCAAGACAGTTATGATTCTACACTTTTTTTGGTATTAATATGTCCTGAAGATAAAGTtggtatttttctaaaatttgttctTCTCAGAAACAATAGCTGCACTTTATTTTGGTTTCcaatattgatatccatgaggtCTTAAAATCTTAAAGATTAACATAGTTCTTCTGCATGAGCTGGAATATAAAGCTCATTGATTTTTTAATAGAAGTAGTACCAATGGGTAACTTATATTAGCTCTTCTAGAGTCTCCGTAAATTATATTTTGTAGGCAGatattgtatttaaattcatgaGGAATACttttaaatgatgaaaatatttttctatctCGAAGGAATTGTGTGTGTGTAGCACTATGTCACTAAACAAATTCTTCCATAGGCATCTTCTTAGACTCGCTCAAAGctttagggacaatccccactaacaaacatatttttaaaaacccatttTTTTATCATACGGTTAATTAAATTCAAACTTAATATTGCTACTTTAATTATTAAATCATTGTTTCATTTGatttataagaaaattaaaaca
This region includes:
- the LOC131148139 gene encoding uncharacterized protein LOC131148139 gives rise to the protein MNTLVLSAPCLSILLLLLSSISAHMKPSFNLPRLGVAIREEILRYPQVVPSASSSSDFKTFFYNQTLDHFNYNPESYTTFPQKYVTNTEYWGGAAANAPIFVYFGSEAPLDEDMSSIGFLSDNARHFQALLVCIEHRLYGDSRPFKSIEEVLKNATIRGYFNSAQAIADYAEVLTYLKETLNAKKSPTIVIGGSYGGMLASWFRLKYPHIALGALASSAPILWFDDITPHNGYSSIVTKDFKETSESCYETIRASWTQIQQIGSTPDGLSFLTRKFRTCSPLNDSSELMNYMVGIYEVAAQYDRPPYYPVNRICSGIDGGSQQTDILSRIFAGLVAYIGNRSCYHTTTPPTETSLGWQWQTCSEMVMPFDFATEKDSMFSPPTPFNLSSFIEDCNKSYGIPPRPHWVTSYYGGHDIKLVLQRFGSNIIFSNGLRDPYSIGGVLQNISDSVVAISTINGSHCLDILIANQITDPEWLVMQRKVEVKIIEGWISQYYSDLSISIDFGE